Within Runella rosea, the genomic segment GAAATTTTCGGGGCTTTTGTTGTTTTAGGGGGTTAGAACTGTGGGCAAGTTAGGCCGCGGCGGCTGTCACCAGCTCAACTAGGATGCGTTGGAGTTCGGCCCGGTGGGTTTCGACCTCGGTCATGTTTTCAAAATACATCATTCGGCGGTCTTTGTAATCACCTTCCAATAGGGCCGAAGAAATATTGACAATGGCCGCGTGGTGAAATACCAAATGAACCTTTGAGGTCATCCGTAGATTGAAAGTGACCAAGTCAACTCCCGCATAATAACTCGGCGCATTCCATTTGATGCGCTCCCTGAGGGCAGGATGCGCGGCCATGATGATAGCTCTGAGGGCGTTAATTTCGGCCTTGAGCGGATGCTCCAGCAGCTGCATGTATTCGCTTACCTTTTCATCATCTGTTTTTTGGGGAGTGATTGGTTTGGGCATAGTTAATAAAAATAAAGTTGCTTATTAAGCTAAATAGCATACATACAAAGGGTAATGCTTTGGACGCCCTCACACTACAGACTTTTTTTACCCCCCTTTACTCTCTGCTTTTTTCAAATTTTCTTTTACCCTAAACTGCACCATTTGGGTGATGAGGTCAAGGGGGAGCGGTTGGCCTAGCGGAAATTGAACGGTTCCTTTGGATAATTTATACGGGGCCAGCTCATTTTTGAAGGCCTCAATGCCCGATGCCCCCGGATAAAACCCGATGTGGTGCTTGTAGGCCGCAAAATGAACCAAATTCCCTTTGAGGGTAAAGGTCGGAATTCCGTAACTGATTTTTTCTTCGGCGTCGGGGGCGGCGTCTTTTATCGTGGCTCTGAGCTGCTCTAATATTTCCTGCGTCTCGGGCGGGAAGCCTGAAATAAACGCATCAATGTTGCTGATTTTAATGTCGTGCATGGCCATAGGGAGAAGGTGTTAAAGGGTAAAAGTAGGCTTTTTTGCTCGTAAGCACATAAACGCAGGAAATTCGTTCAATTCACGGTAATGTTTGGGGTCAAGTTCTTTGAATTTTTCCACGGGTTTGGGTTCGAGCAGGGTATCTAGCTGGAACCCGTTGATGAGCAGCGGCATAATACAGGCTTCCAACGGCCGCCGAAAACTGTGAATATCGACGGGTTTTCCAAAACCTTTCCACGTACACATGACTGGCTCGGTTTCAAAATAACGCGTAGATTGAAAATAGGTAAACTCAAAAAACGGATGTTCAATAGAAATAACGAGGTATCCGCCGGGTTTCAGAATCCGATAAAATTCTTTTAGGGTCGGGCCCCAGTCTTCTACGTAGTGCAAGGCCAACGCGCAGATAATCAAGTCGAAAGAAGCATCTTGGAGTTGAGGCAGCGGGGTAGATAGGTCATGGACAAAAAAAGTGCCGTTGCCTTTGTTGCGCTCAATGGCCAGTTCTACCATGCGCGGACTAATGTCAAATCCAGTGACAATTGCGCCATTGTCGAGAAATATTTCGGCGTATTTTCCTGGGCCACAAGCGGCATCAAGAATGTGTTGGCCCTTCATTTCTGGAATCAGCGAAAGCGTGTTGGGGCGGTCGTAGTAAGCGTTGTGGGGTTTATGGTCAATGAGCGCGTTGTAGCGCTCGGCCAATGATTCGTAGGCTTCAATGATTTTTTGTTTCATGGCTTTTTTGGGTTATTTATCAGAATCTCAACTTCATTGAATGTATTCCTGAAACGAAACTCCTTCGAGCGGCCAAACCATCAACACACTACAATTTCCCGCCGTGGGGTCGTCAAGGTAATGATAAATAGGCTGTACCCACTCAAACCCCGCTTTGCGCTGAGGCGTGATGGTGGGGTCGGTGAGTTCATTGTTTTTTAGTTTTTCGCAATAGGTTTCAATGGAAAACTGGTCTTTATAACGGGCATACCCAATCGTCATGCCCACGAGGATTTGCCCCTTCATATCCAACGATTTAACCAATTCTTGCTGCGTGTTGTATAATTCTGTAGAAAGTTTCTGTCCCCGATACGCGGGCAACACCCCAATGTCAAACTGGTACAGCCATTCTCCGTTGGGGATATGGGAGTTGGTAATCCATAGATTATCAGTGACTTCCATAAAAGTGTGGTCGAGTTTTGGGAACGAAATTCTCAGGGTACTTGACGACGCAATGACTTTGTCGTGGTCGGTAATGACGAGTTGCCCCTCGGGAAAAATGCGGATGTGATTGGCAAAATGTGCCTTTGTCAACAGCTCATGCGAAGCAAGGGTGGGGAAACAAATCCGTTGTACTTCTTCCATTTGCTCGGCATCGGCGGGAGTAGCCGTGCGGAGCGTGTATTTCCCATCCTTTGTTTTTTTGTGTATCATTGACCGTTGGAATTTTACCAAAAAACCATACTACTTTCGATAAAATAAACGGGCACGAAAACGGATAATTTATCTTCAGACGGTTTTTTTTGTTTGGTGCCAAAGGTAATGGGAAAGAAATAGAAAGGCAATGGGCAAGACCATAAAGGTAATTTGTGGCTGGAATCCTTCTTTGGAGATGATTGAATAGGCCGCCCCAATCAAATCAAAAAACAATCCTGCATACGCCCATTCTTTGATACGATTAAAGTTGGGGATAAGGATGGCCACCACTCCCAATGCTTTGGCGACCCCTAAAAAAGGTATGATGTATTTGGGGTAGCCCAAACCCGTTACCATCGTGACGGCTTCGGGTACAAGGAGAATGTCAGGAATGGCGGAAAACAACATAAATGCCCCGAAAATCGCAGTAATCACCCAATAAGCAATATTTATTTTTTTCATTTTTGAGGTTGAATAAGTGGGGAGGTCCGTTAAGACACTCCCCAAAGAGGTTAAGAAAGAGTGGCCAAAACTTCATCTAATCCTTCCATGGCCATCGTCAACCCTTCTTTGAAGCCCATTTGGATGGTTGCTTCGAGTTGAGCTAAGTCATTGTAGGTGATTAGAATCGTTACGAGAGTAGCATCGCCGTTATCTTGAAAAATATTTGTCCATTTTGATTGCGGTAGTTCGGTATTAACGTTTCCCTCAGCATCCGAAAAACCGTCTGTTCCGCTAAAACTTTCTTTGGGTTGGATGGTTCGGTAGCTAGTAAATCCCCAATGCTCCTCGCCCTCAGGCCCGATCATCGCATAAAGCCAATGCCCACCTTCTCGGAAATCCATCGTTTTGGTGCGGGCTTTCCAAGGTTTGGGTGCCCACCACTGGTCAAGGATTTCACTTTGGGTGAAGGCATCCCACACCAACGGAAGTTGGGCGGAAAATTCTCTTTTTACCGTGATTGAATTAGTCGCTTTGTCGACGGTAAAGTCCATTAATAAGGCATTTTTCATGGTTTTATTTGTTTTTTAGGTTCAATAATACGTTGTCAAGCTGGCTAAAGCGGTCTTCCCAAAGGGCTCTGAATTTTTCGAGCCACTGGTCTATTTCTTTCATTTTAGTAGGATTGAAGTGATAATAAATTTCCCGTCCCGACTGTTCCTGTCGGACCAATTCGCACTCGGTCAGGATTTTAATGTGCTTAGAAACCGCCTGTCGGCTCGTGTCAAAATGCTCCGCAAGGGCATTGGGGGTCATGGCCTGTAAGGCAATGAGGGCAATGATGGCCCTCCGGGTGGGGTCGGCAATGGCCTGAAATACGTCTCTTCTCATTACGTCTCTAAATTATTGTGCAACTAATCGGTTGCAAATATAAGTGCAACTAATCGGTTGCGCAAATATTTTTTCATTTTTTTTGTTAAAATCAAAAATGAAGGAGGATGAGGAGGTGTAAAAAAAGGAGTTAGTTTTGGGTATTCAATTAAAAATCAGGTACTTTATCTTGAAGTATTGGAGAAACTTAAATAGTAAAGAACATGACAGCAGTATGGATTTTGGTCGGTATTCTTCTTCTTTGTTATGGCGGTAAAGAGCTGCGGAACAGTGAGCCTAACTGGTCCAGAGCGATTAAAATGGTTATTTTCTGGCCTTTTTCGTTGTTATTCAAGGGGTCATCCAAAGGGTGATTTTAACGCAAGTTGAAATCGTATCATTTGTTGATTTTTTCAATTTTGCTAAATCATAGACCTTTGATACTTTGGGCTGTTTTAATTTTATTGGACGAGGCTTTTGAAAACCAATAATTCGCAAAACACCTTATGAGTAATGTAAAGCAGATGAGAAGGTAGGCATTGTTGAGGCGTTGGGGTAAAATAGTCCAAAAAACAAGGACTAGTGCCAATAACAAACCATTTACGAGGCTCATTTTCAGAAATATGGGGCTACGTTTTTTTGAAAAAAGTAGAAAGGATACTACGAGATTGAATGGGTTTGCCCAAAGAATATTCAGATTAATCTGTGAATGATGGGTGGTAAAAAACCATAAAAAAAGGAGGAGCAAGCCCACCGCACCAGAAGTCAAAAATAAAGTAAAATCAAACAGTCGCGCAAATAAAGTTTTGTGAAGAGCAGGAAGGCTCAAAAGGCATGATAAGACCAGAACGAAACCGAAAATGGCTTTTGGGCTAAATTGATGATTTGGGGGAGATGCATTATTGAGTGCCTGAAATAAAACGACTTTTTCTTTTACCAAAGGCTCCCATGTTCCGTTTGACCGTATTTTGGCTTCATCGTAGTTCCACATCAAATAATCGGGTAAAAACTTAAATTGATCTGCCGTTATTTTTTTATCCATGTCGATACCCAGACATGTCTCAATTCCTAATTCTCCCCAAGGGTTTTGCAACAAATAACCGTGCGTTAATTGTCGAATCGACGTACCAGTGGTATTGTGTTTTTGGGCGATGCTCTCGGGAGAGAATTTTATGTTTTCTCCCAACACTTTTTTTAAAGCGGCGTCAATACGGTTAGAGCAATTGTCGTAAAAATAATCATATCGGTACACGCTGTTTTGAGGCAGGGCATTGTTCTCTAAATAACCAAATAGAGCATTCTTTTGGTTATGATTGAGGTTTAGTACTTGTTGTGTAACAGTACGGTTTTCATAAACGGTCCATGAATAAAACGCTCGATAGAAGGGAGCAGTGGAAAGCCAAAAATTCAATTCCCCTTTGGTGAATCTCAGATAAAAACCTTTGTTAAAACTAAATGTACCGTAATTATAGATGTTGTCGATGCCCAAGTCAGGGTCAGAAATCCGTAATGCGCTATGACCAAAGGCGGTAAAGACTTCTTGGCCTGACCCTACGGTGATGAGGCTGATGCTTGAATTGGTGGTGAGTTGTGGGAAGGCCACTTGGGAAGCAAACAGAAAAACCCCAAGAAAGAGACGTACTTTTAGACTCATTGGTGGTTGTCTTTTTCAAGAAATTCATCAATCCTTTGCTTCTGTCTCTCGTGATGACGAAAATGCATTTCCGCAAATTGAAACCATTCTTTTGCGCTGAAATAGCCTAATCCTGGGTGTTTTGTTTTGCCATTGTATGTACTTTCTGAAATCAATCTTCCAACTGCATAGAGTTCTTCTTTCAAACTCAAGAGGTCACTCAGGAGTTTTTCCTTCGAATCAGGTTGTGGGATGGAGGCGTTTGAAGGGGCTCCTTCAATTTGTACATCAGGAAAAGCGTTTTGTATAAACATGGTTATTGCTTCAGGTACAGCTTCTTGCAGGGTGTTTTTATTGGTGGATACACAAATTTTTATTTGTTCAATATAAAAACGGGTATCCTCGATAAGGTGCCCATATAGCTGCCCAAGCGACCAATGGGTTGGCGAAGGTTTGTTGCATAATTGGCTAAAGGTGTAGCCTTCCAGCGCTTTAATCCATCGGTCTATGGTAGGGCTAAAATCATCCGTCGACCTAGAGAAATTTGTTGGGTGGGCGTAATCAGGCTTGTTACTTCTTGACCCTAACATATTTTTCGATATTGATTCGGTCAACACCCGCGCCAGCCACTTTCTCCACGCCGTACTGGACGAGGGTATCATTTTTTATGCTGATGGCAAACGTAAATGCGTTCCGCTCCCAATCCCTGGCGCTGCAATAGTCCAACTGCTCGGTATATGTACTGTCGACGAGGGTATAACTGCCCCCGCCCGCCGAAAAAACGGCCATCGAGTCTTTTCCTTGATTCAAATCATGGTGTAAAAATGCGAAATGGCTATCGTTAATGATTTTAATAAACGAGGTATTTTGGGTATAATCCGTAACGGCCGTATCGCCTTTTTCAATGAGGGTGCCCGTCAGCAGCTTCCACGTGCCAATGAGGGGCGGAGAGGAAGATTTCTTGGAGTTATCAGTGGTTTCGGCTACGCACGACATCAAAATGACGCAAAGGAAGAGACAAGGAATGATGATTTTCATGAGAAACTGGTTGATAATAAAGGGTTTATGATTGGCGCTTTTGGGGTTTTCGTTACCCTTGCGCCAAAGATAAGGAGATTGGCAGCGATAATACCGTTAGCGGTTATTTTTGAGTAATCCGTTGGGAAATATAATTGTGAGCAGCACAACAATCAGCAGAAAATTAAATTCTACACCGTTGCGGCCACCGCCTACGACAAACCAGCCTTCTTTGAAATGTACAAATACAATACCCATCACCAGAATAAAAATGGTAATCCACGCGGCCCACTTGGTGTATTTTTGGAAGAGAAAACAAAACGCAAACACGACATGCGACCCTTTGATGGACCACGCAATCGGAACACCCAGCGGGGCAAACCCAATCTGATTAAGGTACAAATTGCCAAAGTCATTGACTCCGTTGTTAAACATTCCTGGAATACTGTGCATAACTAAAATAATAGCGACTGCCAACCGAAGCAAAAAAGTACCGTTAGATGGATTCATGGACTGAAAACGGGGTTGAAATTGGCGGGTAATTTAGTGAAAAACAAAGAACGTTTGCTAGATTTTTTGTGTAATACAATCTATCACTTTGGACAGTACCCATCATCGTGGTCAGTGTCTTTCAAACTACTAAACAGCCTTAAAGCGTCTTAAGTCCTCTATTTTATGTAATCCTGACGAGTGATTTAGCCCATTTTAGTAAGAGGCGAATACTTTTGAAGTTTTATAAAGCCTT encodes:
- a CDS encoding DUF1801 domain-containing protein, with the protein product MPKPITPQKTDDEKVSEYMQLLEHPLKAEINALRAIIMAAHPALRERIKWNAPSYYAGVDLVTFNLRMTSKVHLVFHHAAIVNISSALLEGDYKDRRMMYFENMTEVETHRAELQRILVELVTAAAA
- a CDS encoding iron chaperone — translated: MHDIKISNIDAFISGFPPETQEILEQLRATIKDAAPDAEEKISYGIPTFTLKGNLVHFAAYKHHIGFYPGASGIEAFKNELAPYKLSKGTVQFPLGQPLPLDLITQMVQFRVKENLKKAESKGG
- a CDS encoding class I SAM-dependent methyltransferase encodes the protein MKQKIIEAYESLAERYNALIDHKPHNAYYDRPNTLSLIPEMKGQHILDAACGPGKYAEIFLDNGAIVTGFDISPRMVELAIERNKGNGTFFVHDLSTPLPQLQDASFDLIICALALHYVEDWGPTLKEFYRILKPGGYLVISIEHPFFEFTYFQSTRYFETEPVMCTWKGFGKPVDIHSFRRPLEACIMPLLINGFQLDTLLEPKPVEKFKELDPKHYRELNEFPAFMCLRAKKPTFTL
- a CDS encoding GNAT family N-acetyltransferase, which codes for MIHKKTKDGKYTLRTATPADAEQMEEVQRICFPTLASHELLTKAHFANHIRIFPEGQLVITDHDKVIASSSTLRISFPKLDHTFMEVTDNLWITNSHIPNGEWLYQFDIGVLPAYRGQKLSTELYNTQQELVKSLDMKGQILVGMTIGYARYKDQFSIETYCEKLKNNELTDPTITPQRKAGFEWVQPIYHYLDDPTAGNCSVLMVWPLEGVSFQEYIQ
- a CDS encoding DoxX family protein, which produces MKKINIAYWVITAIFGAFMLFSAIPDILLVPEAVTMVTGLGYPKYIIPFLGVAKALGVVAILIPNFNRIKEWAYAGLFFDLIGAAYSIISKEGFQPQITFMVLPIAFLFLSHYLWHQTKKTV
- a CDS encoding SRPBCC family protein; the protein is MKNALLMDFTVDKATNSITVKREFSAQLPLVWDAFTQSEILDQWWAPKPWKARTKTMDFREGGHWLYAMIGPEGEEHWGFTSYRTIQPKESFSGTDGFSDAEGNVNTELPQSKWTNIFQDNGDATLVTILITYNDLAQLEATIQMGFKEGLTMAMEGLDEVLATLS
- a CDS encoding ArsR/SmtB family transcription factor; translation: MRRDVFQAIADPTRRAIIALIALQAMTPNALAEHFDTSRQAVSKHIKILTECELVRQEQSGREIYYHFNPTKMKEIDQWLEKFRALWEDRFSQLDNVLLNLKNK
- a CDS encoding lipoprotein N-acyltransferase Lnb domain-containing protein; protein product: MSLKVRLFLGVFLFASQVAFPQLTTNSSISLITVGSGQEVFTAFGHSALRISDPDLGIDNIYNYGTFSFNKGFYLRFTKGELNFWLSTAPFYRAFYSWTVYENRTVTQQVLNLNHNQKNALFGYLENNALPQNSVYRYDYFYDNCSNRIDAALKKVLGENIKFSPESIAQKHNTTGTSIRQLTHGYLLQNPWGELGIETCLGIDMDKKITADQFKFLPDYLMWNYDEAKIRSNGTWEPLVKEKVVLFQALNNASPPNHQFSPKAIFGFVLVLSCLLSLPALHKTLFARLFDFTLFLTSGAVGLLLLFLWFFTTHHSQINLNILWANPFNLVVSFLLFSKKRSPIFLKMSLVNGLLLALVLVFWTILPQRLNNAYLLICFTLLIRCFANYWFSKASSNKIKTAQSIKGL
- a CDS encoding DinB family protein produces the protein MLGSRSNKPDYAHPTNFSRSTDDFSPTIDRWIKALEGYTFSQLCNKPSPTHWSLGQLYGHLIEDTRFYIEQIKICVSTNKNTLQEAVPEAITMFIQNAFPDVQIEGAPSNASIPQPDSKEKLLSDLLSLKEELYAVGRLISESTYNGKTKHPGLGYFSAKEWFQFAEMHFRHHERQKQRIDEFLEKDNHQ
- a CDS encoding DoxX family protein, whose amino-acid sequence is MNPSNGTFLLRLAVAIILVMHSIPGMFNNGVNDFGNLYLNQIGFAPLGVPIAWSIKGSHVVFAFCFLFQKYTKWAAWITIFILVMGIVFVHFKEGWFVVGGGRNGVEFNFLLIVVLLTIIFPNGLLKNNR